In Mesorhizobium sp. M9A.F.Ca.ET.002.03.1.2, the DNA window TTACGCCGCTGCGCCAGCGCTTCCCACCCGATTCCTGCCGAACCTGTCAGCCCATCAAGGCGTCGAGGCCTCGCACCAGCCCGGTGATCTCCTGCACCCGCCGGATGGCGAGCAGCGTACCCGCCACGTAAGGAGCAGCGGACGAGCCGGCGTCATGGCGAATGGTCAGCCGCTCGTCGGGCAGGCCGAACAGCGCCTCGCAGGACAGGATGTAGGAGGGCAGGCGAAGCGCATGCACCTGCACCCCCTCACCCGTACCGACCGCCGCGCCGCGGGTTCCCGGCACACCCGAGACCTCCGAGACGGGCCGCGCGGTCGAAGCCTTGCGGACATCCGCCAGCGCCTCCGCGAGCTCGCGCGCGGTGCCGGACGGCGCGTCGGGCTTCTTGGCGCTGGCATAGTCGATGACCTCGACATCCGGCACGTATTTCGCCGCCATCAGGGCAAACCGCTTCATCAGCGTGGCAGTGATCGAAAAATTGCCGGCTGCAATGACGCCGACGCGATTGGCGCGCGCTGCGGCGTCGATCTCGGCAAAGTCGGTAGCAGCCAGCCCCGACGTGCCTATCACAACGTGCCGTCCCGTTTCGATGGCCAGCAGCGCATGGTCCTTCACCACATGCGGCTTGGTGTAGTCGACCAGCACGTCGGACGGCACCTCCAGCGCCTCGGCCAGCGAGGCGGAAACGGTGACGCCATTGGCCGGCATGCCAACCAGAAGGCCGGAATCCTGCCCCGCACCGCTGCGTGACACGGCGCCTGCCAGCGCCATGTCGCCTTGCGCCCCGATCGCCGGAACCAGCGCTTTGCCGACCCAGCCGGTCGCACCGGCCATCACCACCCGTATTGCCATCGTTCGATTCCTCCATCGCCATTAGAGCACCATACATCCGTTTGGACGCACGAGGGACGCTCTTGGAATTTGACGCTATGCATCGTGCGGGCCGACGTGGTAGGTCTTGAGCGACCAGCGATAGGGAAAGAGCCCGGCTCATTCAAGCCGGGCTCCGTCTGGAGAGTTGATCCAGACCGCCGCACAGACGGGTCAGATCACCAGAATTTTGAACAGTCTTACCGGATGAAGTCGTCGAAGCGGCGCAGCGTCACCCGGCGATTGCGCCAATTCTCGTTCTGCGTCTGCACCAGCAGGAATTCCTCGCCGTAGCCGACGGTTTCCAGCGCATAACCCGGCACGCCGAATTCGCGCACCAGGGTGCGCTTCAGGGAGGCGGCGCGCTGTTCGGACAATATCTGGTTCGACCGGAAGGAGCCGACCGCATCGGTATGGCCTTCGATCAAAACACGGGCACCGGGGTCGCGCCGCAGGATTCGCTGAAGCGCGTCGGCGATATTCTCGATTTTTCCATATTGCGATTCGGAGATAGCCGCCGAGCCGAAGGCGAAATTGATCGACTGGATATCGATCGAGCGGGCCATGCGCCGCAGGTCCGGCCGCCTCTTGAATTCGCGTATGGTGACGCGCTGATTGGGGCGCAGCTTTACCCGGGGCGCCGCCTCGAGCTGACGCTCGATCGTCGCGGCCGAAGGTGTAGTCGCCTGGGCTGCGGCAAGGGTCGGCACGGCAAGTGCCGCAATCAGTGCGACGGCAAATGTGCGTCGGGTCAGCATGTCTTCTCTCCTTCGGGGCCGGCCTCGGCCCGTTGATGGTGCCGGCAAGATGGCAAAGACAAGCTGAAACTTTGATGAACGAAAGGTTCGGCTTTCGGGAAAATCACGGTCGCATGACGCTGGCCGCGCGCTCGGCGAAAGCCATTGGATGCACGATCTCCTTCTTTTGCGCCACCGGCTCAAAGCCGAGTTTCTGGTAGAGCGGCAATGCCGCTGGATGATCGAGCGTGCAGGTCTGCACCGTCACCCGCCTTGGGCCGTGCGACCAGGCGGCGGCGATCGCCGAACCCAGGAACCAGCGACCGATGCCTTGCCCGGTCGCGTGCTCCATCATGCCGAAATAGGCGAGCTCCACTTCCTCCGGCAGATGCGGCTTGAGGTCGAAGAATCCGGCGGGCGCTCCATCGAGATACAGCACCCTGATGTCGCGGTCCTCGCGGTGGACGCCCGCGGAAAGCTCCTCGTCGCTGAGCCTCAGCACGTTGACCCAGTGCCATTTGCGGCCCACCCGATCCATCAGGTAGCGGTAGAAATGCAGCGGAATGTCCTTGGTCTTCAGCAGCGCAATCTGACGGTTGTAGGGCACCGGCGGCGAATAGGCCGGCGGCGCGTGCATTTCGAGAAACGTCACCGTGACCTCGATGTCTTCCAGCGCTCCGTTCTCCATCGCCGTCAGTCCTTGCCCATCAAGACGGGGCCCATCAAGTCGGGGCCCGTCACGACGGGCGTATCGGAAAGCCCACCCCATTCCGTCCATGAGCCGTCGTAGAGCTTGTTGTCGGTATGGCCAAGCGTCTCGAGCGCCAGCGTGATCGCGGCCGCCGTAATGCCTGAACCGCACGAGGTGACGACCGGTTTGGACAGGTCGATGCCAGCGTCCTCGATCACTTTGCGCAAGCGGTCTTTCGACAACAGCTCGCCGTTTTCGGCAAGCACCGATGACGGCACATTGTGCGCGCCAGGCATATGGCCTGAGCGAATGCCCGCGCGAGGTTCCGGCTCGGTACCGGCAAAACGGCCGGCAGATCGGGCGTCGGCGACCTGGCTTTCCCTCGTCCCGACGATCCGGCGCATGTCGGCAAGGCTGGCGACGCGAGCGGCATCGAAGTCGGCATGAAAAACGCAAGGCGCGATCTTGGTCGGCTCCGCCGTCACCGGCCGTCCCGCCGCTTTCCAGCGATCGAAGCCGCCATCCAATATATAGACCTGGAACACGCCCATGACACGGAACATCCACCACGCGCGCGGCGCCGAGAAGAAGCCCGGGCCATCATAGACGACGATGGTGTCGTCTGCCGAGATACCCATGGCGCCGACATACTGGGCGAAATGCTGCGGCGACGGCAGCGTGTGCGGCAGTGGGGAATCGGGATCCGAGATCGCATCCTGATCGAGGAACCGCGCACCCGGAATGTGCGCTGCGTCATACTCGGCGCGCGCGTCGCGTTTTTGCGCCGGTAGATACCAGGACGCGTCGATGATCGTCAGGCCCGGCTCGCTAAGGCGCGCCTGCAGCCAGTCCGCAGCGACGGTGAAAGGGCTGTCTTCGGCCATTCTTCTTCTCCTGCCCGCCCCTTGGCGGCATACTGTCTATCAGGTCGTCGGCATCGGTCCAAAGCGGATACGGAAGCGCCGGTTCTCGCGGCCCTTCTTCTCGATCTTGCCGATATGGATCTCGCCGACTTCGCCGGAGCTCTTCACATGGGTGCCGCCACATGGCTGGCTGTCGATCGAGGCATTCTCGCCGATGCAGACCAGGCGGATCTTGCCAGTACCCACGGGCGGCCGCACATTCTTTGACTTCACCAGTCCCGGATTGGCCGCCAGTTCCTCATCTGATATCAGCCTGACGAAGATCGGGTGGTCGGCCCGCACCAGTTCCATTAGCCTGGCCGTTACGTCTTCCTTGGTGAAGCCGGCATCCGGTATGTCGAAATCGATACGGCTGTCGTCCTCGGAAACCGCGGCACCAGTGATTGGGAACGGGCAGACGACGGTGAGCAAATGGCAGGCCGTATGCATGCGCATCAGCAGATGCCGACGCTCCCAGTCGACGGCGAGCTTCACCCGCTCGCCAACGGCCGGAACCAGCTGCCCCGGCGGCGGCACGTGGATGATCTCGTCCTTGGTCTCGCCGGTGATGGTGGCGGCAACAGCGATCAGGCTGCCGTCGGCGCGTTCGAAGGTGCCCATATCGCCCGGCTGCCCACCCGACGTGGCATAGAAGATCGTCCGGTCCAGAATGATGCCGCCACGATCGTTGACGGCGACAACCATGGCGTCAGCCGTCCTTAGATAGGCGTTGTCGCGAAACAGCGCTTCCGTGTTGTGCGCCATCACGCGACCTTTTCGAACGGCACCGAAATCGTGCTCCGTTGTTCCATCCAGCCCGGCACCGGCAGCTTCTTTTCGCGCAGGAACTCCGGATTGAACAATTTCGACTGGTAGCGCGTGCCGTAGTCGCAAAGCACGGTCACGATGGTATGGCCGGGACCAAGTTCACGC includes these proteins:
- the sseA gene encoding 3-mercaptopyruvate sulfurtransferase, whose protein sequence is MAEDSPFTVAADWLQARLSEPGLTIIDASWYLPAQKRDARAEYDAAHIPGARFLDQDAISDPDSPLPHTLPSPQHFAQYVGAMGISADDTIVVYDGPGFFSAPRAWWMFRVMGVFQVYILDGGFDRWKAAGRPVTAEPTKIAPCVFHADFDAARVASLADMRRIVGTRESQVADARSAGRFAGTEPEPRAGIRSGHMPGAHNVPSSVLAENGELLSKDRLRKVIEDAGIDLSKPVVTSCGSGITAAAITLALETLGHTDNKLYDGSWTEWGGLSDTPVVTGPDLMGPVLMGKD
- a CDS encoding alanyl-tRNA editing protein yields the protein MAHNTEALFRDNAYLRTADAMVVAVNDRGGIILDRTIFYATSGGQPGDMGTFERADGSLIAVAATITGETKDEIIHVPPPGQLVPAVGERVKLAVDWERRHLLMRMHTACHLLTVVCPFPITGAAVSEDDSRIDFDIPDAGFTKEDVTARLMELVRADHPIFVRLISDEELAANPGLVKSKNVRPPVGTGKIRLVCIGENASIDSQPCGGTHVKSSGEVGEIHIGKIEKKGRENRRFRIRFGPMPTT
- the dapB gene encoding 4-hydroxy-tetrahydrodipicolinate reductase; translation: MAIRVVMAGATGWVGKALVPAIGAQGDMALAGAVSRSGAGQDSGLLVGMPANGVTVSASLAEALEVPSDVLVDYTKPHVVKDHALLAIETGRHVVIGTSGLAATDFAEIDAAARANRVGVIAAGNFSITATLMKRFALMAAKYVPDVEVIDYASAKKPDAPSGTARELAEALADVRKASTARPVSEVSGVPGTRGAAVGTGEGVQVHALRLPSYILSCEALFGLPDERLTIRHDAGSSAAPYVAGTLLAIRRVQEITGLVRGLDALMG
- a CDS encoding GNAT family N-acetyltransferase, with the protein product MENGALEDIEVTVTFLEMHAPPAYSPPVPYNRQIALLKTKDIPLHFYRYLMDRVGRKWHWVNVLRLSDEELSAGVHREDRDIRVLYLDGAPAGFFDLKPHLPEEVELAYFGMMEHATGQGIGRWFLGSAIAAAWSHGPRRVTVQTCTLDHPAALPLYQKLGFEPVAQKKEIVHPMAFAERAASVMRP
- a CDS encoding OmpA family protein, with the protein product MLTRRTFAVALIAALAVPTLAAAQATTPSAATIERQLEAAPRVKLRPNQRVTIREFKRRPDLRRMARSIDIQSINFAFGSAAISESQYGKIENIADALQRILRRDPGARVLIEGHTDAVGSFRSNQILSEQRAASLKRTLVREFGVPGYALETVGYGEEFLLVQTQNENWRNRRVTLRRFDDFIR